In Seriola aureovittata isolate HTS-2021-v1 ecotype China chromosome 17, ASM2101889v1, whole genome shotgun sequence, a genomic segment contains:
- the LOC130184532 gene encoding inward rectifier potassium channel 2-like → MEVMGSVRSHRYSIVSSEEDGMKLATIAVPNGYGNGNVNKVHTEHQHQSRFVRKDGHCNVQFINMSEKGQRYLADIFTTCVDIRWRWMLLIFCLSFLLSWLFFGFVFWVVALSYGDLENETQICVSNVDSFTAAFLFSVETQTTIGYGYRYVTEECPVAVFMVVFQSILGCIIDAFIIGAVMAKMAKPKKRNETLVFSHYATVAMRDGKLCLMWRVGNLRKSHLVEAHVRAQLLKSRTTAEGEFIPLDQVDIDVGFDSGIDRIFLVSPITIVHEIDEDSPFYEMSKQELETAEFEIVVILEGMVEATAMTTQCRSSYVASEILWGHRFEPVLFEEKNFYKVDYSRFDNTYEVPSTPHCSARELTERKSNASSSRNSFCYENEVALEKVEMEEEFDEEDDNRQMSGVEVGALEDTNTDVVSDSECNLDSLPLESRPLTAESEI, encoded by the coding sequence ATGGAAGTGATGGGGAGTGTGCGAAGCCACCGCTACAGCATTGTGTCCTCTGAGGAAGACGGCATGAAGCTGGCCACCATTGCCGTCCCAAACGGCTATGGAAACGGCAATGTCAACAAGGTGCACACAGAGCACCAACATCAGAGCCGCTTCGTCAGGAAGGATGGTCACTGCAATGTGCAGTTTATCAATATGAGTGAGAAAGGCCAGCGGTACCTGGCAGATATCTTCACCACCTGTGTGGACATTCGCTGGCGCTGGATGCTGCTCATATTCTGCCTTTCTTTCCTGCTGTCGTGGCTGTTTTTTGGCTTTGTCTTCTGGGTAGTCGCCCTCTCTTACGGGGACTTAGAGAATGAGACTCAGATTTGTGTTTCCAATGTGGACAGCTTCACGGCCGCCTTCTTGTTCTCAGTGGAGACCCAAACCACAATTGGCTATGGTTATCGCTATGTGACAGAGGAGTGCCCCGTTGCCGTTTTCATGGTCGTCTTCCAGAGCATTTTGGGCTGCATCATTGATGCTTTCATCATTGGTGCTGTCATGGCCAAGATGGCCAAGCCCAAAAAGAGGAATGAGACCCTTGTGTTCAGCCACTATGCTACAGTGGCTATGAGGGATGGTAAACTGTGCCTGATGTGGCGCGTGGGGAACCTGAGGAAGAGTCACCTGGTGGAGGCTCACGTCAGGGCTCAGCTCCTTAAGTCCCGCACCACGGCTGAGGGAGAGTTCATCCCTCTGGATCAGGTCGACATCGACGTGGGCTTCGATAGTGGCATCGACAGAATCTTCCTGGTGTCTCCAATTACCATTGTGCATGAGATCGACGAGGACAGCCCATTCTACGAGATGAGCAAACAGGAGTTGGAGACGGCAGAGTTTGAGATCGTAGTGATTCTGGAGGGCATGGTCGAGGCTACTGCCATGACCACGCAGTGTCGGAGCTCGTATGTGGCCAGCGAGATTCTGTGGGGCCACCGCTTTGAGCCGGTGCTCTTTGAGGAAAAGAACTTCTACAAGGTGGACTACTCTCGCTTTGACAACACCTACGAGGTGCCCAGCACGCCCCACTGTAGTGCCCGGGAACTCACTGAGAGGAAGTCCAACGCCTCCAGCTCGAGGAACTCCTTTTGTTACGAGAACGAGGTGGCTCTCGAAAAAGTCGAGATGGAGGAGGAGTTTGACGAGGAGGATGATAACAGGCAGATGAGTGGTGTTGAGGTTGGTGCACttgaggacacaaacacagatgtggtGTCAGACTCTGAATGCAATCTGGACTCTTTGCCTTTAGAATCAAGACCTCTGACTGCTGAATCAGAAATATGA
- the btbd17b gene encoding BTB/POZ domain-containing protein 17 gives MVRSCEQGIPAWVFVGTLLFHSVTVRGAALKQEVALDNGATVLNHSMSLVQRMETLLTMGNGSDVTLRVQTINTDEVKVIQAHSLVLSLQSDVFEELLLTRNNSAVVLRETPDCAAVFDKFVRYLYCGDISVRLDQAISLHKLASKYHVWGLQQGLTQYMTLHLSSDSPTGHVVGWYNYALQIGDMALRDSCLQYLSWNLSSVLQSGEWGSISEDLLLSLLQRSDLILQTELELYEALEAWISQNQPVSATVESALRAVRYGMIPPQHLFRLQKQSALMLKYYESIRDLLYLAFQFHSASPIQLAKYFDVNCSIFTPRNYLSSSWGSPWVINNPTRDDRSFSFQTQLGPSGHDSSKRVTWNALFSPRWLPLSARSTYTELGAMQPTRTDGGRPRIIVTPATSSPDFAGVSFQKTVIVMAKQQGKVVVRHVYNFHQSTEEAGDFLVDADLQRRASEYLIDSSLYLHIVIKPLYHTLLVARK, from the exons ATGGTGCGCTCATGTGAACAAGGGATCCCTGCCTGGGTCTTTGTGGGCACCCTGCTCTTCCACTCTGTCACAGTTAGAGGAG CTGCCCTGAAGCAGGAGGTAGCATTGGACAATGGGGCCACGGTTCTGAATCACTCCATGAGTTTGGTGCAGCGCATGGAGACCCTGCTGACCATGGGGAACGGCAGTGATGTCACTCTCCGGGTGCAGACCATCAACACGGATGAGGTGAAGGTGATCCAGGCCCACAGCCTGGTTCTCAGCCTGCAGAGCGACGTGTTTGAGGAACTGCTGCTCACCCGCAATAACAGCGCTGTGGTTTTGAGGGAGACGCCCGACTGTGCAGCTGTCTTTGACAAGTTTGTCAG GTATCTGTATTGCGGTGACATCTCAGTGCGGCTAGATCAGGCCATTTCTCTGCATAAGCTGGCCAGCAAGTATCATGTGTGGGGCTTGCAACAGGGTCTGACCCAATATATGACCCTGCATCTGTCTAGTGATTCCCCCACGGGGCATGTGGTTGGTTGGTACAACTATGCACTACAAATTGGGGACATGGCCCTGCGGGACAGCTGCCTGCAGTACCTGTCCTGGAACCTGTCTTCTGTGCTGCAGAGCGGAGAATGGGGCTCCATCAGTGAAGACCTACTCCTCTCCTTGCTCCAGCGCTCTGACCTCATTCTGCAGACTGAGCTGGAGCTGTACGAGGCCCTGGAGGCCTGGATTAGCCAGAACCAGCCTGTCAGTGCGACAGTGGAGAGCGCCCTAAGGGCTGTTCGATACGGCATGATCCCCCCTCAGCACCTCTTCCGTCTTCAGAAGCAATCCGCCCTCATGCTGAAATATTACGAGTCTATCCGTGATCTCCTCTATCTAGCATTCCAATTTCACTCTGCCTCACCTATCCAGCTGGCCAAGTACTTTGATGTCAACTGCAGTATTTTCACTCCCCGTAACTACCTGTCCTCCTCCTGGGGTTCCCCTTGGGTCATCAATAACCCCACCCGTGATGACCGCAGTTTCAGTTTCCAGACCCAGCTCGGGCCTAGTGGCCATGATTCCAGCAAGCGAGTGACATGGAATGCCCTGTTCTCCCCTCGCTGGCTCCCACTCAGTGCCAGGTCAACCTATACTGAGCTGGGTGCAATGCAGCCCACCCGCACAGATGGAGGTCGACCTCGCATTATTGTAACTCCGGCCACTTCTAGTCCAGACTTTGCAGGTGTGAGTTTCCAGAAGACGGTGATTGTAATGGCAAAACAGCAAGGAAAAGTGGTGGTTCGCCACGTCTACAATTTCCACCAAAGCACAGAGGAGGCTGGAGATTTCCTGGTGGATGCTGACCTGCAGCGCCGTGCATCAGAATACCTCATTGACAGCTCCCTCTATCTGCACATTGTAATAAAACCTCTCTACCATACCCTCCTTGTCGCTAGGAAGTGA
- the LOC130185460 gene encoding dual specificity mitogen-activated protein kinase kinase 6-like: MSLSKGGKKKNPGLKLAKEVFAQPPPAAAAPPRDLDSKACVTIGDQNFVVKADDLEQIAELGRGAYGVVDKMKHVPSGVIMAVKRIRATVNSLEQKRLLMDLDISMRTVDCFFTVTFYGALFREGDVWICMELMDTSLDKFYKKVIDKGKTIPEDILGKITVAIVKALEHLHSNLSVIHRDVKPSNVLINTQGQVKMCDFGISGHLVDSVAKTMDAGCKPYMAPERINPDLNQKGYSVKSDIWSLGITMIELAILKFPYDSWGTPFQQLKQVVDEPSPQLPADRFSPDFVDFISQCLRKKPNERPAYTELMKHPFFTLHDSKETDVASFVKVILDD, translated from the exons ATGTCTCTGTCTAAAGGAg ggaagaagaagaacccCGGGCTGAAGCTGGCGAAAGAAGTGTTTGCGCAGcccccaccagcagcagcagc gcccCCTCGAGATCTTGACTCTAAAGCTTGTGTCACAATTGGAGATCAG AATTTTGTGGTGAAGGCAGATGACTTGGAGCAGATTGCAGAGCTGGGGAGGGGAGCATATGGAGTGGTGGACAAGATGAAACATGTGCCCAGTGGTGTTATCATGGCTGTCAAG AGGATTCGTGCCACGGTCAACAGTCTGGAGCAGAAGAGGCTTCTGATGGACCTGGACATTTCTATGAGGACAGTGGACTGCTTCTTCACTGTGACTTTCTATGGCGCCCTCTTCAGAGAG GGGGACGTTTGGATCTGTATGGAGCTGATGGACACGTCTCTGGATAAGTTCTATAAGAAGGTTATTGATAAAGGCAAAACCATTCCTGAGGACATCTTGGGAAAGATCACAGTAGCA ATTGTCAAGGCATTAGAGCATCTGCACAGTAACTTGTCAGTGATACACAGAG ATGTGAAGCCCTCCAATGTTCTGATCAACACTCAGGGCCAAGTGAAAATGTGTGACTTCGGCATCAGTGGCCACCTGGTGGACTCCGTGGCCAAAACAATGGATGCAGGCTGCAAGCCCTACATGGCG CCTGAGCGGATCAACCCTGACCTCAATCAGAAAGGCTACAGTGTCAAATCAGACATATGGAGTCTCGGTATCACGATG ATTGAGCTGGCCATTTTGAAATTCCCTTACGACTCATGGGGCACCCCGttccagcagctcaaacagGTGGTGGATGAGCCATCTCCACAGTTGCCTGCCGACCGTTTTTCCCCAGACTTTGTAGATTTCATCTCCCAGTG tttaagaAAGAAGCCAAATGAGAGACCAGCTTATACAGAATTAATG AAACATCCGTTTTTCACCCTGCATGACTCCAAAGAGACAGACGTGGCCAGTTTTGTCAAGGTCATCCTGGATGACTGA